A portion of the Edaphobacter lichenicola genome contains these proteins:
- a CDS encoding NAD(P)/FAD-dependent oxidoreductase → MAASAVARSAPARKRVVILGGGFGGINAVMVLGKLPVDVTLVDRRNHHLFQPLLYQVALAVLSPADIAQPIRSLVRSHPNVDVLMDEAVGFDLPQRRVQLKTGVQLEYDYLILATGSTHSYFGRDEWAKLAPGLKTVEDATEIRRRVLLAFELAERQMMEKGTHPALNFVIIGGGPTGVELAGAISDIARLYMASDFRHIDPSMAQVLILEGGPKILSSYPDDLQRKALEQLDELGVKVRTGAHVSDVQPGHVMVGDERIDAVVTLWAAGVQASPLGKLLGVETDKRGAVFVDGHLNPPGHPEIFICGDLAHVEQDGKQVPGVAQPAMQMGRYAAKRIGRLVAATLGSDGTGRDEQFRYFDKGDMATIGRKAAVAKIEWPFKAHWSGFPAWMTWLVVHIFFLIGFRNRISVFRQWAWTYLTFSDGARLITGSQELPGWNAQDEPAGVLTTKALDMNSPKS, encoded by the coding sequence ATGGCAGCATCAGCGGTAGCTCGAAGCGCGCCAGCACGCAAGCGCGTCGTGATTCTTGGCGGTGGGTTCGGCGGCATTAACGCGGTGATGGTGCTGGGCAAGCTGCCGGTCGATGTGACCTTGGTGGACCGCAGAAATCATCACCTCTTTCAGCCTCTGCTCTACCAGGTGGCGCTGGCGGTGTTGTCCCCAGCCGATATCGCGCAGCCCATTCGCTCGCTGGTGCGAAGTCATCCTAATGTCGACGTTCTCATGGACGAGGCCGTGGGGTTCGATCTTCCACAACGGCGCGTGCAGCTCAAAACCGGCGTTCAGCTTGAGTACGACTACCTCATTCTTGCGACCGGTTCTACGCACTCCTACTTTGGCAGAGACGAGTGGGCCAAACTCGCTCCCGGCCTCAAGACGGTTGAGGATGCTACCGAGATTCGTCGGCGCGTGTTGCTGGCCTTCGAGCTTGCCGAGCGGCAGATGATGGAGAAGGGAACTCATCCGGCGCTCAACTTTGTCATCATCGGCGGCGGCCCCACCGGTGTCGAGCTTGCAGGCGCTATCAGCGACATCGCGCGGCTTTATATGGCGAGCGACTTCCGACACATCGACCCATCGATGGCGCAGGTACTCATCCTGGAGGGAGGTCCGAAGATTCTTAGTTCGTACCCTGACGATCTTCAGCGGAAGGCGCTCGAACAGCTTGATGAACTCGGCGTGAAAGTTCGTACCGGCGCACACGTGAGCGACGTGCAGCCCGGCCACGTCATGGTTGGCGATGAGCGCATCGATGCGGTCGTGACTCTGTGGGCCGCAGGGGTGCAGGCTTCGCCGCTTGGCAAACTGCTTGGCGTTGAAACTGACAAGAGAGGCGCGGTCTTTGTCGATGGCCACCTCAATCCGCCGGGTCATCCTGAGATATTCATATGCGGCGACCTTGCGCACGTTGAGCAGGATGGCAAGCAGGTTCCGGGTGTGGCGCAGCCTGCGATGCAGATGGGACGCTATGCCGCCAAACGCATCGGACGGCTGGTCGCGGCGACGCTGGGAAGCGACGGCACCGGCAGGGATGAACAGTTTCGCTACTTCGATAAAGGAGACATGGCCACGATCGGTCGCAAGGCGGCAGTGGCGAAGATCGAATGGCCGTTCAAGGCCCACTGGAGCGGTTTTCCCGCCTGGATGACGTGGCTTGTGGTCCACATCTTTTTTCTTATCGGCTTTCGCAATCGAATCTCCGTCTTTCGTCAGTGGGCGTGGACGTACCTGACCTTCAGCGACGGTGCCCGCCTGATTACAGGCTCGCAGGAACTGCCCGGTTGGAATGCGCAGGATGAGCCTGCTGGCGTTCTCACCACGAAAGCTCTGGATATGAATTCACCAAAGAGCTGA
- a CDS encoding aldo/keto reductase — protein sequence MTTSTAVNAKASGTFVIGGDLTVNRMGYGAMRITGDGIWGEPKDIEGAKKVLRRAVEAGVNFIDTADAYGPEVSERLIAEALAPYAKGVVIATKGGLTRQGPNEWLPVGRPEYLNQQVEMSLRRLKVERIDLWQLHRIDPKVPVEDSLGVIKRLQEQGKIRHVGLSEVKPKEIDRARKVVDIVSVQNLYNLSDRQHEDVVDYCTKHNIAFIPWFPVASGKLAKPGGKLDTAAKTHNATVSQLSLAWLLQRSPVILPIPGTTSVEHLEENIAAADVKLSTDEWKAIEHSAK from the coding sequence ATGACTACTTCAACCGCAGTAAACGCAAAGGCGAGTGGAACGTTCGTGATTGGCGGAGACCTTACCGTCAACCGAATGGGATATGGGGCAATGAGGATCACCGGAGACGGGATCTGGGGAGAGCCCAAGGACATTGAAGGCGCAAAGAAGGTCCTGCGCCGTGCGGTAGAGGCAGGCGTGAACTTCATCGACACGGCTGATGCCTATGGCCCTGAAGTCAGCGAGAGGCTGATCGCGGAAGCTCTGGCACCGTATGCCAAGGGCGTTGTGATTGCGACCAAGGGCGGTCTTACGCGGCAGGGACCAAACGAGTGGCTACCCGTCGGACGTCCTGAGTATCTCAATCAACAAGTGGAGATGAGCTTGCGACGACTCAAGGTGGAACGGATTGATCTCTGGCAGTTGCATCGCATCGATCCAAAAGTTCCAGTGGAAGACTCTCTCGGTGTCATCAAACGATTGCAGGAGCAGGGCAAGATTCGCCACGTCGGCTTGAGCGAGGTGAAGCCGAAGGAGATCGATCGGGCGCGTAAGGTCGTCGATATCGTGAGCGTACAAAATCTGTATAACCTCAGCGACCGTCAGCATGAAGACGTGGTCGATTACTGCACCAAACACAACATCGCTTTCATTCCGTGGTTCCCCGTGGCTTCCGGAAAACTGGCGAAGCCAGGCGGCAAACTCGATACAGCGGCGAAGACTCACAACGCAACTGTCTCTCAGTTATCGTTGGCGTGGCTGCTGCAGCGATCTCCTGTAATATTGCCAATTCCTGGCACCACGTCGGTGGAGCATCTGGAAGAAAACATCGCGGCCGCAGACGTGAAGTTATCGACTGACGAATGGAAGGCAATCGAACACTCAGCAAAATAA
- a CDS encoding MBL fold metallo-hydrolase: MQRTWRGRPFAVRKMEQLWRLVRESHEMPMSGTSRPVELLKADELGVTFIGHSSFLLQVSGRKILVDPVFSKRLIVLRRQRRPGTVVEQLPAIDMVLLTHAHMDHLDMASLRSVIRATRRLTGRTPEVIVPRGVEDLVERLGFSQVHGLSWWEQIEVQGLKVTMTPCKHWGARMFRDTHRGYGGYVVEGDGQSVYHSGDTAYFDGFHEIGKRLKPEVALLPIGAYFPDSYRSVHTSPEEAVRAFVELGAHKMVPMHYGTFRLGREPMEEPVQRLEAEAIRLGIKDRVKILEEGETMHLSPALSIPSL, translated from the coding sequence ATGCAGAGAACCTGGCGAGGAAGACCGTTTGCGGTAAGGAAGATGGAGCAGCTCTGGCGGTTAGTGCGCGAGAGCCATGAGATGCCGATGAGCGGGACGTCCAGGCCGGTGGAGCTACTAAAGGCCGATGAACTTGGGGTGACATTCATCGGCCATTCATCGTTTCTCTTGCAGGTAAGTGGGCGAAAGATACTGGTCGATCCGGTGTTTTCGAAACGCCTCATCGTATTGCGGCGTCAGCGACGGCCAGGCACCGTAGTGGAACAGTTGCCGGCGATCGATATGGTGCTGCTGACCCATGCTCACATGGACCATCTGGATATGGCCTCTCTGCGAAGCGTCATCCGCGCCACACGCCGGCTGACGGGACGAACACCCGAGGTCATCGTGCCACGAGGTGTCGAGGATCTCGTGGAACGATTAGGGTTTTCGCAGGTGCATGGCCTCTCGTGGTGGGAGCAGATCGAGGTCCAGGGTCTGAAGGTCACAATGACTCCCTGCAAGCACTGGGGCGCGCGAATGTTTCGCGACACCCACCGCGGCTACGGCGGCTATGTTGTAGAAGGCGATGGCCAATCCGTCTACCACTCCGGCGATACCGCATACTTCGATGGCTTTCACGAGATCGGGAAACGCCTCAAGCCAGAGGTAGCCTTACTGCCAATCGGAGCCTACTTTCCTGACAGCTATAGGTCCGTTCATACGAGCCCGGAAGAGGCTGTACGCGCCTTTGTTGAGCTGGGCGCACATAAGATGGTGCCGATGCATTATGGAACCTTTCGTCTCGGCCGCGAGCCCATGGAAGAGCCCGTACAGCGGCTTGAAGCTGAGGCAATTCGCCTCGGAATTAAAGACCGGGTAAAAATTCTGGAAGAGGGCGAGACGATGCACCTTTCTCCGGCGCTCAGCATCCCATCCCTATGA
- a CDS encoding YihY/virulence factor BrkB family protein translates to MVGRAAELGFFFIFALFPSLFTATALLGLAARSASKIYYSLLEYLALVIPHDAMGTVLETFNQTTSVATSGKLTFGLVAAVWSASVGFSAIQDSLNVVYKVKETRSYVAARLSAIGVTVILMALVTLILASMLGADFFAKLAYLRIYHHFLAIVVACAARIFTWTAAAALLSLFFAVIYYFAPDVKRSHWHWITPGAAIGIVGWLLASIGLRVYVHLFNNYSVTYGSLGAVIILLTWFYLTGLMLLIGAEINSEIEAAAAARRLLQLEQNDLISAAASTTPASTS, encoded by the coding sequence CTGGTTGGCCGCGCTGCCGAACTAGGGTTTTTCTTCATCTTTGCCCTGTTTCCCAGCCTCTTCACGGCGACCGCGCTTCTTGGCCTCGCCGCACGCTCGGCTTCCAAGATCTATTATTCGCTACTCGAGTATCTTGCTTTGGTTATTCCTCATGACGCAATGGGAACCGTTCTCGAGACCTTCAACCAGACGACGTCTGTTGCCACCAGCGGGAAGCTGACCTTTGGCCTTGTCGCAGCGGTATGGTCCGCATCGGTCGGGTTCTCTGCCATTCAGGACTCGCTCAACGTCGTCTACAAGGTGAAGGAGACACGATCCTACGTGGCGGCACGGCTGTCGGCGATCGGCGTGACTGTCATTCTTATGGCATTGGTCACGCTCATTCTGGCGTCCATGCTCGGGGCGGATTTCTTTGCAAAGCTCGCCTACCTGCGCATCTACCATCACTTCCTGGCGATCGTCGTTGCATGTGCCGCCCGCATTTTTACCTGGACGGCAGCTGCGGCGCTGTTGTCACTCTTCTTTGCGGTGATTTATTACTTCGCGCCGGACGTCAAACGAAGTCATTGGCACTGGATCACCCCAGGTGCGGCTATCGGTATTGTCGGGTGGTTGCTAGCTTCGATTGGGCTACGAGTCTATGTCCACTTGTTCAACAACTACTCTGTCACCTATGGCTCGTTGGGGGCAGTGATTATTCTTCTTACGTGGTTTTATCTGACGGGATTGATGCTTCTGATTGGGGCTGAGATCAACAGCGAAATTGAAGCCGCCGCTGCGGCCAGGCGACTGCTCCAACTCGAGCAGAACGACTTGATCTCAGCGGCGGCTTCGACGACTCCAGCCAGCACTTCTTGA
- a CDS encoding M61 family metallopeptidase, with translation MSSFCMRCAGAALAVAVGSSMAGAQTAPITLSVDLTDAPRKILHATEVMPVTAGPLTVVYPKWIPGEHGPTGPIENMTGFFITANGQPVQWERDKVDMFAYHLTVPQGVTQLEMKIDFLASSALSGFSAGGSTSENLALLSWNTLLVYPADTDASRVMFTPSVKLPDGWKLGTALDKEGGAGQTSTFKTVSLEQLIDSPVLAGRYFREVALAPEITPKHYLDMAADGPEEVELSKEHIAQFDKLVRETGALYKSRHYGSYHFLVTLSDEVAHFGLEHHQSSDDRVTANTFTDDREFVLDGLLLPHEFTHSWNGKYRRPAGLATSNYQKPMEGDLLWVYEGLTEYLGDVLAARCGIWTPDQYKQRLSTIAATYDNRPGRTWRNVQDTATAAQILYDAGGGWDNWRLNVDYYDEGELIWLDVDTTIRKLTNGKKTLDDFVAKFHGLGGDTGPKVVPYTFDDVVAGLNGVVANDWATFLRSRLDSHAYQAPLGGLDNGGYKLTYTDKPNSWSEMVNLERGSFDFWYSLGLHVDKTGMISDVLKGGISDKGGVGPGMQIMAVNGRAYTPDVLKAAVRNGKGSGPAVELIVENTGYYKVIKLDYHDGERYPQLERVAGVPDRLDDILKPEAK, from the coding sequence ATGAGTAGTTTCTGCATGAGGTGTGCCGGTGCGGCTTTGGCTGTAGCGGTCGGTAGTTCAATGGCTGGCGCGCAGACTGCGCCGATTACCTTGAGCGTGGATCTGACGGACGCTCCCCGCAAGATTCTCCACGCAACCGAGGTGATGCCGGTAACCGCCGGACCACTGACCGTGGTCTATCCGAAGTGGATCCCCGGCGAGCACGGGCCAACCGGGCCGATCGAAAACATGACCGGCTTCTTCATCACTGCCAACGGACAGCCAGTGCAGTGGGAGCGCGACAAGGTCGACATGTTCGCCTATCACCTCACGGTGCCGCAGGGCGTCACGCAACTCGAGATGAAGATCGACTTCCTCGCCTCGTCCGCACTATCCGGATTCTCCGCGGGCGGCTCGACCAGCGAGAACCTCGCCCTCCTGAGCTGGAACACGCTGCTGGTCTATCCAGCAGATACCGACGCAAGCCGCGTCATGTTTACGCCATCAGTCAAGTTGCCCGATGGCTGGAAGCTCGGCACCGCACTCGACAAAGAGGGTGGTGCGGGCCAGACGTCAACGTTCAAGACCGTCAGCCTCGAACAACTCATCGACTCGCCCGTGCTTGCTGGCCGCTACTTCCGCGAGGTGGCGCTGGCTCCCGAGATCACGCCAAAGCATTACCTCGACATGGCAGCCGACGGTCCCGAGGAGGTCGAGCTATCCAAGGAGCACATCGCACAGTTCGACAAACTCGTACGAGAGACTGGCGCTCTCTACAAGAGCCGTCACTATGGCTCGTATCACTTCCTCGTCACTCTCAGCGATGAGGTAGCGCACTTCGGACTCGAGCACCATCAGTCCAGCGACGATCGCGTGACCGCGAACACATTCACCGATGACCGTGAATTTGTCCTGGATGGTCTGCTGTTGCCGCACGAATTTACTCATAGCTGGAACGGCAAATACCGCCGCCCCGCCGGCCTCGCGACCAGCAACTATCAGAAGCCGATGGAGGGTGACCTTCTTTGGGTGTATGAAGGCTTGACCGAATACCTCGGCGACGTGCTGGCAGCACGCTGCGGTATATGGACGCCAGACCAGTACAAGCAGAGGCTCTCCACCATCGCCGCAACCTACGACAATCGCCCCGGACGCACGTGGCGCAACGTGCAGGACACAGCCACGGCAGCGCAGATCCTCTACGATGCAGGTGGTGGATGGGACAACTGGCGGCTCAACGTGGACTACTACGACGAGGGCGAGCTGATCTGGCTGGACGTCGACACGACCATTCGCAAACTGACCAACGGCAAGAAGACGCTGGACGACTTCGTGGCGAAGTTTCACGGCCTCGGCGGCGATACAGGGCCGAAGGTGGTGCCCTACACCTTTGATGACGTTGTCGCAGGCTTGAACGGCGTCGTTGCGAATGACTGGGCCACCTTTCTGCGTTCGCGGTTGGACTCACATGCATATCAAGCGCCGTTGGGCGGCCTCGATAATGGTGGCTACAAGCTCACCTACACCGACAAACCAAACTCCTGGAGCGAGATGGTTAACCTCGAGCGCGGAAGCTTCGACTTCTGGTACTCCCTCGGCCTGCATGTGGACAAGACCGGTATGATCTCGGACGTACTGAAGGGCGGCATCTCGGATAAGGGAGGCGTTGGCCCTGGTATGCAGATTATGGCCGTAAACGGACGCGCCTATACCCCCGATGTGCTCAAGGCAGCGGTACGCAACGGGAAGGGTTCGGGTCCTGCGGTGGAGTTGATCGTCGAGAACACCGGCTATTACAAAGTCATCAAGCTGGACTACCACGACGGCGAGCGTTATCCGCAACTGGAGCGAGTCGCCGGCGTGCCGGACAGGCTGGATGACATCCTGAAGCCCGAAGCAAAGTAG
- a CDS encoding M13 family metallopeptidase, with the protein MTAKLSAALAAAALLTALHLVAQSAAQQPAAQPIQSMPYSPSLDVTSLDRSVDPCVDFYKFSCGGWQKNNPIPADQSGWSVYAKLGSENQQFLWGILDTDAKAKDRTPVQQKVGDYFAACMNTIAINALGDKPVQSELARIDALKTRPELIAAISRLHHEYAGNYFFGSGTDQDAVDSSAMIVEVEAGGLGLPDRDYYLKDDAKSVTLRQQYVAYVQQLLTMSGEPADRAKSDADAILRIETALAKASLTRVDRRDPHNTYHMMTIGELGKIAPAFDWPNYFEIQGAPGVAKLNVSQPEFMKAVQAELTTEPVEALRVYLRFHFLNAAAPLLAHPFEQAYFDFYSKTLRGVPAMPPRWKTCTRAVDRNLGEALGQEFVKRTFSADTKAKTQQMTEQIETAMQHEIENLDWMSPETKQEALRKLHVIRNKIGYPDQWRDYSALEVKPDDYFGNATRAGRFEDAREWHKLGKPVDLNEWGMTPPTVNAYFNPQMNDINFPAGVLQPPLYDPKIDDAPNYGNTGATIGHELTHAFDDEGRQFDAKGNLRDWWTPADAKGFEDRINCVRDQYAQFIVVDDIHINSKLTSGEDVADLGGTLLAYIAWKKQTAGQQLASVEGFTPDQRFWVGMAQWACENERPENLRVSAITDPHSPGSARINGVVSNLPEFQRAFSCKAGQPMVHAPTCKVW; encoded by the coding sequence ATGACTGCGAAGCTTTCGGCTGCCCTTGCGGCTGCCGCACTACTGACCGCACTTCATCTTGTTGCACAATCTGCCGCGCAACAACCTGCCGCACAACCGATCCAGTCGATGCCGTATTCGCCGTCGCTCGACGTCACCAGCCTCGATCGCTCGGTCGACCCGTGCGTGGACTTCTACAAGTTCAGTTGTGGCGGCTGGCAGAAGAACAACCCCATCCCCGCCGACCAGTCCGGCTGGAGTGTCTACGCGAAGCTTGGCAGCGAGAACCAGCAGTTTTTGTGGGGAATTCTGGATACGGACGCTAAGGCGAAGGATCGTACTCCGGTGCAGCAGAAGGTCGGCGATTACTTTGCCGCCTGTATGAACACAATAGCCATCAATGCGCTGGGCGACAAGCCGGTGCAGTCCGAGCTTGCGCGCATCGACGCGCTGAAGACGAGACCAGAGCTGATCGCAGCGATCAGTCGGCTGCACCACGAGTATGCGGGAAACTACTTTTTCGGCTCGGGCACCGACCAGGACGCGGTTGATTCTTCCGCGATGATCGTTGAAGTTGAGGCGGGTGGTCTTGGCCTGCCTGACCGCGACTATTACCTGAAGGATGATGCGAAGAGCGTGACGCTGCGCCAGCAGTATGTCGCGTACGTGCAGCAACTGTTGACGATGAGCGGTGAACCGGCTGACCGGGCCAAGTCCGACGCGGACGCGATCCTTCGCATTGAGACGGCGCTTGCCAAAGCTTCGCTCACGCGCGTGGATCGCCGCGATCCGCACAATACTTACCATATGATGACGATTGGCGAGCTGGGGAAGATAGCTCCCGCGTTCGACTGGCCCAACTATTTTGAGATTCAGGGCGCGCCCGGTGTTGCAAAGCTCAACGTGTCGCAGCCTGAGTTCATGAAGGCGGTTCAGGCTGAGCTTACGACTGAGCCTGTCGAGGCGCTGCGGGTTTATCTGCGCTTTCACTTTCTGAATGCAGCGGCACCTCTGTTGGCGCATCCCTTCGAACAGGCATACTTCGACTTTTATTCGAAGACGCTGCGTGGCGTTCCTGCGATGCCGCCGCGCTGGAAGACCTGCACTCGCGCCGTCGATCGCAACCTTGGCGAAGCGCTCGGGCAGGAGTTTGTGAAGCGCACCTTCAGCGCAGACACCAAGGCCAAGACACAGCAGATGACCGAGCAGATCGAGACTGCGATGCAGCACGAGATTGAGAATCTCGACTGGATGAGTCCGGAGACCAAACAGGAGGCACTTCGGAAGTTGCACGTGATTCGCAACAAGATCGGCTACCCCGATCAATGGCGCGATTACAGCGCGCTCGAGGTGAAGCCTGACGACTACTTTGGCAACGCGACGCGAGCTGGTCGGTTCGAAGATGCGCGCGAGTGGCATAAGCTTGGGAAGCCGGTGGACCTGAACGAGTGGGGAATGACGCCGCCTACGGTGAACGCGTACTTCAACCCGCAGATGAACGACATCAATTTTCCGGCTGGCGTTCTGCAGCCGCCGCTCTACGATCCGAAGATCGATGATGCGCCGAACTACGGTAACACCGGTGCGACCATTGGCCACGAACTGACCCACGCGTTTGACGATGAAGGGCGGCAGTTCGACGCGAAGGGAAATCTACGCGACTGGTGGACTCCGGCCGACGCGAAGGGGTTTGAAGACCGCATTAACTGTGTTCGCGATCAGTATGCCCAGTTCATCGTCGTCGACGACATTCACATCAACTCCAAGCTGACCAGCGGTGAAGACGTTGCCGATCTGGGTGGGACGTTGCTCGCCTACATCGCATGGAAGAAGCAGACCGCCGGACAGCAGCTTGCAAGTGTTGAGGGCTTTACCCCAGATCAGCGCTTCTGGGTCGGAATGGCGCAGTGGGCTTGCGAGAACGAGCGGCCGGAGAACCTGCGGGTCAGCGCAATTACGGATCCACACTCACCTGGCTCTGCCCGGATCAACGGCGTGGTGTCAAACCTGCCGGAGTTCCAGCGCGCCTTCAGCTGCAAGGCCGGCCAACCGATGGTGCATGCGCCAACCTGCAAGGTCTGGTAA
- a CDS encoding sodium:solute symporter family protein, translating into MNLYAIVLGLIVLTLLTVSLTRLGKVKTKADYLVAGRSLPAFVLVFTLLSSWIGSGSLLGGAENAYKHGFAALWQGGGGWAGLLLIYFIAPRARKFAQFTIPDLLEARYNQAARVLGVIAILFCYTAVTSYQFVGGGDILHLIFPDLISADLGKYIIAVFVIVFTAIAGMASVAYMDVAIGLLATFTMLIALPILVGHAGGWPTIHATLPATHFQILGDFTFVQGLELFLPTCLLLLGNQSMYQKFFSAKSEKDATRAVVGWIIGTVILETVIVALAVTGSSLFSTGEVHERPREILAYLGLHGFYGSAPLRLLGALLMGAIFAKIISTANNWLFSPSTNLVNDIYLRYINPQASNKKTLAISRLMVVLLGLWALYQSLHIESVLKKSLYAYTIYGAALTPVILATFYWKRATAAGAVASIAVGTVVTVFWDTGFIHSHLPAAVGERDAILPALLASLLCLVIVSLLTSPPTEKQLQPFSEA; encoded by the coding sequence ATGAATCTTTACGCGATCGTTCTCGGCCTCATTGTTCTTACCCTTCTGACTGTCTCCCTGACTCGCCTTGGCAAGGTCAAAACCAAGGCCGACTATCTCGTCGCGGGACGCTCGCTGCCTGCGTTTGTGCTGGTGTTTACGCTGCTCTCGAGCTGGATTGGCTCGGGCTCGCTTCTCGGTGGTGCGGAAAACGCCTACAAGCATGGCTTCGCTGCTCTCTGGCAGGGCGGCGGCGGCTGGGCTGGGCTACTGCTCATCTATTTCATCGCTCCGCGTGCACGCAAGTTCGCACAGTTCACCATCCCTGATCTGCTCGAAGCGCGATATAACCAGGCTGCACGGGTTCTTGGCGTCATCGCGATTCTTTTTTGCTACACAGCGGTCACCAGCTATCAGTTCGTCGGCGGTGGAGACATCCTGCACCTCATCTTCCCTGATCTCATCAGCGCGGATCTGGGCAAGTACATCATTGCGGTCTTCGTCATTGTCTTCACTGCGATTGCCGGCATGGCCTCGGTCGCCTACATGGATGTCGCCATCGGCTTGCTCGCCACGTTTACGATGCTCATCGCACTGCCCATCCTCGTTGGCCATGCCGGTGGATGGCCGACCATCCACGCCACTCTTCCGGCAACCCACTTCCAGATACTCGGCGACTTCACCTTCGTCCAGGGCCTCGAACTCTTCCTGCCTACGTGCCTCCTTTTGTTGGGTAATCAGTCCATGTATCAAAAGTTTTTCTCCGCCAAATCGGAGAAGGACGCTACCCGCGCGGTGGTTGGATGGATCATCGGCACGGTCATTCTTGAGACCGTCATCGTTGCTCTGGCCGTCACCGGGTCGAGTCTCTTTTCCACCGGCGAAGTCCACGAGCGCCCACGCGAGATCCTCGCTTATCTTGGGCTGCATGGTTTCTATGGCTCGGCCCCACTAAGACTGCTCGGCGCGCTGTTGATGGGAGCCATCTTCGCCAAGATCATCTCCACCGCGAACAACTGGCTCTTCTCGCCATCGACCAACCTGGTCAACGATATCTATCTTCGGTACATCAACCCACAAGCATCCAACAAGAAGACGCTCGCCATCTCGCGTCTGATGGTCGTTCTGCTTGGGCTCTGGGCGCTCTATCAGTCGCTCCATATCGAGTCGGTTCTCAAGAAATCTCTGTATGCCTATACGATCTACGGCGCTGCCCTGACGCCGGTCATTCTCGCGACTTTTTACTGGAAGCGGGCGACGGCGGCCGGGGCGGTCGCCAGCATCGCGGTAGGAACCGTCGTTACGGTCTTTTGGGACACGGGATTTATCCACTCCCACCTGCCTGCTGCTGTCGGCGAACGGGACGCGATTCTGCCGGCTCTGCTGGCGTCTCTCCTCTGTCTGGTCATCGTCAGCCTGCTTACCAGTCCTCCCACCGAAAAGCAGCTGCAACCCTTTTCCGAGGCCTAA
- a CDS encoding GGDEF domain-containing protein, which translates to MNYRLTPDLAAMAVLLTILYFLRKRHPQERVDLWITGLLFIFLEAIAHAFYTPKGQWHLPSHIVALDAYLAAGVIFLWAAAKPLYPHKPTVHYLLLNAPPIFAVLTAYGLDVRTPGIFHVFIACGLILGLMSPFLLARSSEVGHGWWLVALQAGVWGSGWYFASHGMYRDAAYIPLFALYLSTAVVFQISLPSKSLGKVAIVLGFTVWALVFLFHSWVTNRPQYIDIAAQIWDMQKFLVTIGMLLVMLEHQVSSNEWYAFHDHLTGLPNRRLFEDRLVAAIQKSERNNTRTALLMLDLDGFKFINDSHGHEVGDEVLQHISNNLRTAVRAPDTLARLGGDEFIIIATDLPRHQPAELIAEATVARISDALRKPVTINGRALTVAGSIGVAVYPDDTTDEVQLRRLADQRMYQQKRQIPVSV; encoded by the coding sequence ATGAACTACCGACTCACTCCCGACCTCGCCGCAATGGCTGTGCTCCTGACGATTCTGTACTTCCTGCGCAAGCGGCATCCGCAGGAGCGGGTCGATCTCTGGATCACCGGTCTGCTCTTCATCTTTCTCGAAGCCATCGCCCACGCGTTTTACACTCCGAAGGGCCAGTGGCACCTGCCTTCGCATATCGTCGCGTTGGACGCGTACCTTGCTGCGGGCGTTATCTTTCTGTGGGCTGCCGCCAAGCCGCTTTATCCGCATAAACCGACCGTCCACTATCTCCTGCTGAACGCTCCCCCGATCTTCGCTGTTCTTACCGCGTATGGCCTCGACGTCCGAACTCCCGGGATTTTCCACGTCTTCATCGCCTGTGGTCTGATTCTCGGCCTGATGAGCCCCTTTCTTCTTGCGCGCAGTTCGGAGGTGGGTCATGGCTGGTGGCTTGTTGCCTTGCAGGCAGGAGTCTGGGGTTCGGGGTGGTACTTCGCCTCACACGGCATGTACCGGGACGCGGCTTATATTCCGCTCTTTGCTCTTTATCTAAGCACCGCTGTGGTCTTCCAGATCAGCCTGCCCAGCAAGAGCCTGGGCAAGGTCGCGATCGTTCTCGGCTTCACCGTCTGGGCGCTGGTCTTTCTCTTCCACTCCTGGGTCACGAACCGTCCGCAGTATATCGACATCGCCGCTCAGATCTGGGATATGCAGAAGTTTCTTGTCACCATCGGGATGCTCCTGGTCATGCTCGAACATCAGGTGTCCAGCAATGAGTGGTACGCGTTTCACGACCACCTGACCGGTCTGCCGAACCGGCGCCTCTTCGAAGACCGCCTGGTTGCAGCCATTCAGAAGTCTGAGCGCAACAATACCCGTACTGCACTGTTGATGCTGGACCTTGACGGCTTCAAGTTCATCAATGACTCCCATGGCCACGAGGTGGGAGACGAGGTGCTGCAGCATATCTCAAACAACCTCCGCACTGCCGTTCGTGCACCCGATACGCTTGCGCGTCTGGGCGGAGACGAGTTCATCATCATCGCTACCGATTTGCCTCGCCATCAACCGGCAGAGCTGATCGCTGAGGCCACCGTCGCGCGTATCTCTGACGCTCTACGCAAGCCTGTAACCATCAACGGTCGCGCCCTTACCGTCGCCGGAAGCATCGGCGTAGCGGTTTATCCGGACGATACCACCGACGAAGTTCAACTCCGCCGACTGGCGGATCAGCGAATGTACCAACAAAAACGTCAGATTCCTGTCAGCGTCTAG